In Haloarcula sp. H-GB4, a single genomic region encodes these proteins:
- a CDS encoding TetR/AcrR family transcriptional regulator, translating into MSDGIPFAGEPADSHEAIMRATFRALREYGYAGLSIQRIADEADLSKSTFYHHFDGKEDLLLSFQEFILTEFNRIFQIESTGDPEQDIKTFVSLILDDFPDCVETPDKDAVLGSYVEMRAQAVQNPDFREKFTETDELFARQLVQIIEDGIEQGVFADVNPNTVSRFMITILDGVILQSATRNDNPVAEVRDTIDEYIEETLILNT; encoded by the coding sequence ATGAGTGATGGAATTCCGTTCGCCGGGGAGCCAGCGGATTCGCATGAGGCGATAATGCGAGCGACATTCCGTGCCCTCCGGGAATACGGGTATGCCGGACTTTCGATACAGCGAATTGCGGACGAGGCCGACCTCAGCAAATCGACGTTTTACCACCACTTCGATGGCAAGGAGGACCTCTTGCTGTCGTTTCAGGAGTTCATCCTCACGGAATTTAACCGCATCTTTCAAATCGAATCGACTGGCGACCCCGAACAGGACATCAAGACCTTTGTCAGTCTCATTCTCGATGATTTCCCTGACTGCGTTGAAACGCCAGATAAGGACGCCGTACTCGGTTCATACGTCGAGATGCGTGCCCAGGCAGTCCAGAACCCGGATTTCCGTGAGAAGTTCACTGAGACGGACGAACTGTTCGCCCGGCAACTCGTACAGATCATTGAGGACGGCATCGAACAGGGAGTCTTCGCCGATGTCAACCCTAACACGGTTTCGCGGTTCATGATCACGATACTCGACGGTGTGATCCTTCAGAGCGCAACTCGCAACGACAATCCTGTCGCCGAGGTTCGGGATACCATCGACGAGTACATCGAAGAGACGCTGATTCTCAACACCTAG
- a CDS encoding COG1361 S-layer family protein produces MKPRTILTLAVVALLMASGTAIGAVTGSPDFDATFVDNTVTPGEETTLDVVLVNSGTVDSGSTTQGIQNSEVTTARGTTVKVNNGDAPITVTTNKQAVGSVPEGKTSPISFDISVDDDASPGDYTVPVIVEYEYTSYISENDGARDEKTATERVELELEIDDDAGFDVVSVDSGARVDSVGTVAVTVENTGDEPAREASVTLESTNPELTVGSDTSSSRFINTWEAGEQRTLRYRVGASGDARAEPYQFDLQVDFDDTDGVRKSTSASSIGITPAREQTFTVERVDSDVAVSDSGTYNVTLRNDGPVTVSDATVTLTTQNSAITFGQSESTSQFVGSWEPGETRTVSVDASASDDAKTQSYALSASVSYDDPEGDAGVADDISLGLTPEPEQSFAMGDVESSLQAGDDGTLEASLTNTGDRTVRNVVLNWASTHDNISPKETQYAVGNLEPGESTTVSFDADVSDNANSGPRQFDFVANYRNSEGDRRESDTLEIRQSVDGSADEFIVETTNASVNVGGSSTLEVTITNDAGERLTDIEAKLFAESPISVSDDQAYVNSLDQGESTTIEFGISASGAAMTKSYPVSVDFQYEEPDGDTPVSDTYRLPVSVTNSGGGSSPLTAIIGVALVAALAIGGYFRFR; encoded by the coding sequence ATGAAACCACGAACGATACTGACGCTGGCTGTTGTCGCATTGCTCATGGCATCCGGAACGGCGATCGGCGCTGTGACCGGAAGCCCCGATTTCGACGCAACGTTCGTCGATAACACCGTCACACCCGGTGAAGAGACGACACTCGACGTTGTCCTCGTCAACAGCGGAACGGTCGACTCCGGGTCTACGACCCAGGGAATACAGAATAGTGAAGTAACGACCGCCCGCGGGACCACAGTCAAGGTCAATAACGGAGACGCCCCGATTACGGTAACAACGAACAAACAGGCCGTCGGCTCCGTCCCGGAAGGCAAGACGAGTCCGATTTCATTCGACATCAGCGTCGATGACGACGCAAGTCCCGGGGACTACACCGTTCCTGTCATCGTCGAATACGAGTACACGAGCTATATCTCCGAAAATGACGGGGCACGTGACGAAAAGACCGCGACTGAACGGGTCGAACTCGAACTCGAAATCGACGATGACGCGGGTTTTGACGTGGTGAGCGTCGACTCCGGCGCGCGCGTCGACTCGGTCGGGACGGTTGCAGTCACCGTCGAGAACACTGGTGACGAACCAGCCCGAGAAGCCTCAGTAACGCTGGAATCGACAAATCCTGAACTCACAGTCGGTAGTGACACCAGCAGCTCCCGGTTTATTAACACCTGGGAGGCCGGTGAACAGCGGACGCTCCGGTACCGCGTCGGTGCAAGCGGTGACGCCAGAGCCGAACCGTACCAGTTTGACCTGCAAGTCGACTTCGATGACACCGACGGGGTGCGAAAGAGTACGTCTGCCTCTTCGATCGGGATTACACCTGCCCGCGAGCAAACGTTCACTGTCGAACGTGTTGACAGCGACGTTGCTGTCAGTGACTCCGGGACGTATAACGTGACCCTGCGCAACGACGGACCTGTCACAGTCTCGGACGCGACAGTGACACTTACCACGCAGAACAGCGCGATTACGTTCGGACAGTCCGAATCCACATCGCAGTTTGTCGGCTCCTGGGAGCCTGGTGAAACGCGAACGGTGAGCGTTGACGCAAGCGCCAGCGACGACGCCAAGACACAGAGCTACGCGCTGTCGGCGTCAGTGAGCTATGACGACCCAGAAGGCGATGCCGGCGTCGCTGACGACATCTCACTCGGACTTACACCCGAACCCGAACAGTCCTTCGCCATGGGTGACGTCGAGTCGTCCCTGCAGGCGGGTGACGACGGCACGCTGGAAGCGTCGTTGACCAACACCGGCGACCGGACAGTTCGTAACGTCGTCCTGAACTGGGCGAGCACTCACGACAACATCTCGCCGAAGGAGACCCAGTACGCGGTCGGCAACCTCGAACCGGGCGAGTCAACGACCGTCTCATTCGATGCCGACGTGTCGGATAACGCGAACTCCGGCCCACGACAGTTCGACTTCGTCGCCAACTACCGCAACAGTGAGGGCGACAGGCGCGAGAGCGACACGCTCGAAATCCGGCAGAGCGTCGACGGCAGCGCCGACGAGTTTATCGTCGAGACGACGAACGCGTCGGTCAACGTTGGTGGGTCGAGCACGCTCGAAGTGACCATCACCAACGACGCCGGTGAGCGACTGACCGATATCGAGGCAAAACTGTTCGCCGAGTCACCGATCTCTGTGTCGGACGACCAGGCGTACGTCAACAGCCTCGATCAGGGCGAGTCAACGACCATCGAGTTCGGTATCAGCGCAAGCGGTGCCGCGATGACGAAAAGCTACCCCGTCTCGGTCGACTTCCAGTACGAGGAGCCGGACGGAGATACGCCGGTGTCTGACACCTACCGCCTTCCGGTCTCCGTGACCAACTCCGGCGGTGGCAGTTCACCGCTGACGGCGATTATCGGCGTCGCACTCGTGGCCGCTCTGGCCATCGGCGGCTACTTCAGGTTCCGCTAA
- a CDS encoding response regulator gives MLVVDDEHDVADTQALKLGERYETTIAYSGQAALDAAGPEFDAVLLDRRMPDVHGDDVLSRLRERGYDGVIIMLTAVDADLNILEMPFDDYLQKPVDQSTLLSALDQHLDRSDADERLDEYFRISSKLSVLEREKSTSQLEASTEYTELKERARELEWVLQAENNDFEELKQTYQSISRS, from the coding sequence GTGCTCGTTGTCGACGACGAACACGATGTCGCCGACACGCAGGCCCTGAAACTCGGCGAGCGCTACGAGACGACTATCGCGTACAGTGGTCAGGCGGCGCTTGACGCTGCCGGCCCAGAGTTCGATGCTGTGTTGCTCGACCGACGGATGCCCGACGTGCACGGTGACGACGTGCTTTCGCGGTTGCGCGAGCGGGGGTATGACGGCGTCATCATCATGCTGACCGCAGTCGACGCCGATCTGAACATTCTGGAGATGCCGTTCGATGACTACCTTCAGAAGCCGGTCGACCAGTCGACGCTCCTGTCGGCGCTCGATCAACATCTCGACCGATCCGATGCAGACGAGAGGCTCGACGAGTACTTCCGGATTTCCTCGAAACTCTCCGTGCTGGAGCGCGAAAAGTCTACGTCACAACTGGAAGCGAGCACCGAGTACACGGAGCTAAAGGAGCGTGCCAGGGAACTGGAGTGGGTGCTGCAAGCCGAGAACAATGATTTCGAAGAACTGAAACAGACGTACCAGTCTATCAGCAGAAGCTAG